The genomic DNA GCCGTTTCAGGGTTTACCCCTATGGCGCGCGCCAGCCTGATGGCCAGATCTGCGTCGCCCGCAGCCAGTCCCTCGACAAACCCCAGCGTGAAGCTGCCCCATGTCTTCTGATAATCAAAAAGCGTGCCGTCCTTGTCGAAGAGCAGGCCTTTCAGCTTTGGAACAGTCATGTCCAATTCGGCAGATCTCCCCCCGGAAGGGCCGCGCGGGCCTGCATTGGCATGGTGTAGTCCAAGCCTTCGGCCTCGCAAAAACCGGTGATCCAGGCATCGTCCATCGCAAGGAAATCTAACACCGAAGCAAGGAATTCAGGATCGGCTGCACGGGCCCGCACTTCACCTTCGGAAACGCCTGTGGAGCCGAGAAACACGGGCAACAGCTCATCGTTACCGGCCAGCCAAGCGAGCGCCTTCAACGCGAGTGTCTCGGCATTTTCACGCTCCATTCCCAACCTCGTTAACATTTGGAAAGGTTTTCTTAACCATCTCCATACAGACTGCCTCCTACAGGGGAAAGGCGCGGACACGCGTGGAAGGATGAGACGATGCCAGGGAAAGTCCTGATCGTGGATGACGTGCCGACCAATCGCGTTGTCCTCAAGGTCAAACTTGCCGCGGCCTGTTATGATGTGGTCGCTTGCAGCACCAATGAAGATATCGTGGCCCTCGTGCGCACGATCCGGCCGCGGCTTGTCATTCTCAATTGCGACGGGCCGGATGCACCGGAGCTTGAGGCCTGCCGTGCCCTGCGGGCCGACGAAGAGGCAAGCGCGATCCCGATCATCGTGACGGGCGCACCGCGCCAAAACGTGAGCCCGGCAGAGCTGAGGCTCTGCGCCCTTGAGGCGGGTGCCGATGCCTTTCACGCCAAACCCATCGACGAAACCTTGCTCCTCGCCCGTATCCGCAACCTGATGCGCATGCGCGAAGTCTCCGAAGAACTCCGCCTGAGAGGCAGCACCAGCCGCGCGCTTGGCTTTGCCGAAGAGGCCGAAGCCTATGAGCGGCCCGCCCGGATTGCCCTTGTGGCCGCCGATGTCGCCACGGCCCAGCGCTGGCGGGATGGGATGGAGGGGCGGCTGAAACATCGTATCAGCATCCTCGACCGTCATGCCGTGCTCAACGGCTCCACCCCTGCGCTTCAGGATGTTTACGTGATCGCTTCAAAGCTGCGAGACGCCGGTGACGGGCTGCACTTGATGAGCGAGCTACGATCGCGCCGCTGGTCGCGCCACGCCTCCATTCTCATCGTGACCGAACAGGAAGACCCTGCGCAGGAGGCCATGGCCCTCGATCTCGGCGCGGTTGACCTGATCCACGAGCCGGTGGACGGGCGAGAGCTTGCCGTTCGACTAAAGACGCTGGTGGCCCGCAAACGGGAGAGTGACAAACTGAGGCGCCGGGTGCGCGATGGGCTGAAACTGGCGGTGATTGACCCGCTGACGGGGCTCTACAACCGGCGATATGCTCTCTCTCACCTCGCGCGCATCCGCGACCGGGCTGCTGAGACCGGGCGCAGCTTTGCCGTTATGGCGCTCGACCTCGACCGTTTCAAACAGGTGAACGACGCCCATGGCCATGCTGCCGGTGATGCCGTGCTTTGCGCCGTGGCAAAGCGGCTTTCTTCCAACCTGCGCAGCATCGACATGGTGGCGCGGATCGGCGGGGAGGAGTTTTTGGTGGCCATGCCTGACACCAATGAAGAAGAGGCCCGCGCCGCCGCCCAGCGCCTCTGCCGCCGGATCGAAGCCGAGCCGATCCCCCTGCCCTTGCCGGCCAAAGGCTCCGTTCGCCAAACCGTTTCGATTGGCGTGGCCGTCGGCGGCGGCACGGCTCAGGCCCCCATGGAAGGCGAGGATGGCTCTGAAACCCTTCTGGAAGCGATGATGGACCTTGCCGACCGCGCGCTTCTTTCCTCCAAGGCTCAGGGGCGCAATACGGTTACGCTCGGGCGCGACGCAGCCTAGCGGCCTGAGCAAAGGGTCGCGGGCAAAACAGCGGCGGCCCATGCGTCGCCGCCTGCGGGCCTCAAAAAACGTGGTCAGAGGCCCGGCAGCCAGAGGATGAGCGCCGGAAGCGCTAATAGCAGCGCCACATGCACCACATCCGCCAGCACAAAAGGTGCCGTGCCACGGAACATGGTGGAAAGCGGAATATCGCGCGCCACGCCGGAGAGAACATAGACGTTCATCCCCACCGGCGGGGTAATCAGCGCGATCTCTGTCATCCGCACCACCAGCACGCCGAAAAACACCGCCTTCGCCCCCTCGCCCACCACCCAGAGGTCGAGCCCCATGATAAGCGGAAAGAACAACGGCACCGTCAGCGTCATCATCGCGGAAGCGTCGAGGATCATACCGAGGAAGAAGTAGACCAGCAGGATCAACAACAGGACAGAGAGCGGCGGCAGCCCCGAGGAGGTGACCCAACCAACCACGTGATGGGGGATGGTGGTAACAGTGACGAAGGCGTTGAATACCAGCGCCCCGAAGAGGATGCCGAAGATCATGCCCGTGGTCTTGAGCGTGTCATAAACCGCCTCGCGCACCTGGGTGAAGCCTAGCCGCCCGCGCAGGCCTGCGATGAGCAGCGCGCCAAAGGCCCCCATTGCCCCGGCCTCGGTGGGTGTGAACCAGCCCCAAATGATGCCGCCCATCACCAGCACGAAGAGCAAGATCACATCGCCCGTCTTCTTCAGCCCCTCCCACCGCTCGGCCCATGAAAACCGCGGCCCTGCAGGCCCGGCGGCCGGGTTTATACGGCAGCGGATGGCGATGACGGCCATGTAAAAGAGCGCCAGCAGAACGCCGGGCACGATCCCGGCGGCGAACATGTCGCCAATCGAGGTTTCAGTGAGGATGCCATAGATGATGAACATGCCCGATGGCGGAATGAGCGAGCCGATGGTGCCACCCGCCGCGACCGAGCCAGAGGCCAAGGCGTTGGAGTAGCCGTGCTTGCGCATCTCCGGCAAGGCCACCAGCCCCATCGTCGCCGTGGTCGCCAGCGAGGAGGCGTTGACCGAGGCAAAGCCCGCCGAAGCGCCAATGGTCGCCATCGCAAGCCCGCCCCGGCGATGGCCGAGGCAGCGGGCGGCGAAGTCATAAAGGTCACGCCCTATGCCGGAGGCAAACAGGACATGCGCCATGAAGAGGAAGAGCGGCACAGTGCCGATGGCGTAGTTGGTCGAAAGGTCAAACGCGATCACGCCGATCTTGATGAGCGCTGCATGAAAGGTGATCAGCAGGGCGAAGCCGAAGGCCCCGACCAAGCCCATGGCGAACCCAATGGGCATGCCCAGCGCCAGAAGACCGAAGAGCAGCGAAACGCCAAGAAGTCCGGCGGCAACGGGTGTCATTCTTCTGGCTCCTGACCAAGCGCCGCCTGGAGGGCGCGAAAGAGGATAGTGACGATCAGCAGCCCCAGCGCGGCCACCATGAGCCAGCGGAAGGGGGCCACGGGAATATCAAGCAGCGGCGTCACCTCGCCCTGCGCGCCCCGGCGGATTGCCTCTTCGAGCGCGGCGAAGAGGACGAAGCCCCAAAACGCGCAGCCCGCCGCCAGCATCAGCCCGTTGAGCGGGCCGGAGACCCGGCGCGGCAGGCGATCTGTCAGCAGCTCCACGCGGGTATGCGCCCCGCACCACGCCGCGTAGGTGAGCGAAAAGGCGACTGCCGGTATGAGCAGCAGTTCCGCCAGCACGTAAGTGCCCGGAAAGGCGATGCCAATGGCACGAAACGTGACGGTCACCACCGTCAGCCCCATGAGCGCCACCAGTGCGGCCACGCCGATCAGCGCCGCGATGGCCACGATCCGTCCCAATATTCGTTCTGCTGCCTGCATGCCCTGCCCCTTCTCGCATCCGGCGGCAGGCATGGCCCGCCGCCGATTGCCGAAAACCTACATCGCGCCGTCGTGGGCTTCACGGATCTTGCCAAGCACCTCACTGCCGGGCTTCCCCATGCCATCGAGCTCCTTGGCGACCTCTTCCATCGCTGGCGCGAAGGCCTTGGCGTATTCGGCCTTGGCCTCCTCGGGAAGCGAGTTGAACACCACCCCCTTCTCTTCGCCATAGGCGCGGCCCGCCGCCTCTGCCTCTTGTGACAGTTCGAGCGTGCGAAGCGAGAGCCACTCGACGTTGTCCATCAGCACCTGCTGAATGTCATCGGGCAGCTTGTCCCAGGCCGCCGTGTTGATGCCGCGTGAGGGATAGGCACCGCGGCTGTGGGGCAGTTCGGAGTAATAGCCGACCACCTCGGCAAAGCTGAGAGATTTCAACGCCTCATAGGGCGCAATCACCCCGTCGACCACGCCCTTCTCCAGCGCCGGGTAGGTCTCTGTCATCGGCATGGTCACACCCTCGGCGCCATGGGCCGCGAGCGGGCCGATGAAGTCCACCGCGGCGCGGATGCGCAGGCCCTTCAGATCATCAAGGCTTTCCACGGGCTTTTCGCGCAGCAGCATGTGCATCGGCGTGCCAACGTTGTAGCCTAGTACCTTCATGCCTTCGAGTTCTTCCGCGAAAACAGGGTATTCGCCCCAGAGCTTCATGTAGACGTCGAGCACATCCTTGGGCTCGGTGTAGCCATAGAACATGCCCGGGACGAGGCGGTTCATGTCATAGCCGGAGCGGGCATAAATCGGGGCGATATAGGCCATGTCGGCCACCCCGGCGGCCAGTTCATCCACCCCCTCGCGCGAGGTGATGAGCGAGCGGCCCCAGTAGGGCGTGATCTCCAGCCGCCCGTCCGTTTGCTCCGCAATGCGGGCGATCCACTCGGCATCGGCAGCGCCGTAGGGGTGAGCCTCGGTATAGGGCGAGGCGTAGGTAAGCGTGAAGTCGGCCGCCAGCGCAGGCAGCGCGGTGAGCGCGGTGGCGAGTGCGGTGAGGGTGCTGACGAGTTTCATAAGGTTCCTCCCTTTCTGTCAGGTCTTCTGCGGAGCGCTGGTGAGCGCGGTAATGGTCTGTGCATCCAGCCCGAGGCGGGCGAGCACGGCATGCGTATCGGCCCCCGGCAGCCGCGCCGGGGCAGGCGCGGGTTCGCCGCCAAGGCGCACCGGCGGGCCAAGCTGGGTGAGCGTGCCGCCCGGCGCTTCGACCTCCACCACCATGCCGCGGTCGCGAAAGTGAGGCTCGGCCAAGGCCTCGACCACATCGTTGACCGGGGCAAACTGGGTGCCAGCACGCTCGAAGAGGGCAAGCCAATGGGCGCGGGGCTGGGCGGCGAAGATCGCGGCAAGCGTGGTGCGGATCTCGTCGCGGCGTGCCGGGTCGAGCTGAGCGGCAATGAACTCCGGCTTGCCCATCACCTCGCAGAATTTGGCCCAATAGCGCGGTTCCATATCGGTAGTGCAGAGCCATTTGCCATCGGCGCATTGCCACAGGCCAAGGTCGGCGCGACGGCTGCCGCGCGCCGGGGCGTCAGCTGGGTTTTGGTGGCGCGCCAGGATGTTGGCGAGCATCGTCATGGAGCAATCGGCCATGGCGACATCAACATGCCGCCCCTGCCCTGTCACCTTGGCGGCCTGCCAAGCGGCGAGCGCAGCAAAGGCCGCGTGGGCGCCGGTGGCAATATCGGCGGCGGGAATGCCGGGCAGGCCGGGGGCCTCCGGGTCTTCGCCGCAGCGTGAGAGCACGCCCGAAAGCGCGAGTGCCACCGGGTCATGCCCCGGTTTGCCCGCCAGCGGCCCGGTCGCCCCGGTGAGCGTGAGGCTGAGGTACACCAGCGTCGGATTGCCCGCCGCCATGTCATCATAGCCCAGCCCAAGCCCGGCCAGCACGCCGGGGCGGTAATCCTCGATGACGATGTCGCAGGTTGAGGCAAGGTCGCGCAGGGCCTGCTGCGCCCCGGCATCGCCGATATCGAGCATTACCGACTGCTTGCCCCGCGCCAGCATGTCCCGTCCGCGCTGATGGGCCATCTCCTCTGGGCTGAGCCTGTCCCAGCCAAAAACGCGGGCCTGCTTGGCGAGCTCTCTTGGGTTTTCCACCCGGATCACCTCGGCCCCCTGATCGGCCATCAGCCATGTGCAATAAGGGCCGGGCAGGAGCCGGGAGAAGTCGAGCACACGAAGGCCCTGAAGCGCAGGTTTCATGAGGCCACCTCGGGCGGGTGCGTTTTGAACAGCGGGCCGGGCAGGCCGTCGCGGAAGAGGCCGCGCGCCTTCAGATGTTCGCTGTCGCGCACTTCGGCAAGCGTGGAGATCGTCGAAAGACCCCAGCCCTGCGCCAGCGACCAAGCCCCCAGCTCGGCCCGATTGTGACGGAGGAAGAATTCGGCAACGACAGTTTGCCAACGGTCAATCGTGGCCTGCTCCGTCTCGGCAACAAGAATGTTTTCCCATTCGATATCAGAAAGTTCGCCCGCCGCCCCCTCAGCTTCCATCTGCCGCACGACCGCACGCATCATGTTCGGATTATCGATCATCGACCACGTCACAAACCCGTCTGCGCAAGGCCAGACCTGACGCACCCCTGAGGAGCCGCGCACCAGCATATTGCCGCGCCGGGTGCCGATGCGCCCCGTCCAATCATACATCACCGCCTCGCGGTAATTGGCCAGCGCCGCCGACTGCAGGGCCGAAACGGTGATGCGCTGGCCTGCGCCCGTCCGGCGACGGGCGGCGAGGCCCATCAGCGCGGCGGTAGCAACCTGAATGCCGGTAAGCGCATAGGCCTGCTCGCCGGGAAGGCGCAGGGGCGGTGCATCCGGTGTGCCGGTCACATGCATCAGGCCGCTTTCGGCCATCAGGGTGAGGTCTGTCACCGGGCGTGGATCGCCGAGGGGAAAGCCGGTGGCGACAACATGGATGAGCGCCGGGTTGTCGGCAGTGCATGCCTCCAACTCAGGCCGGTTCTGCGTGCGACGGCGGTCATCGAGCAGGATGTCGGCCTCTGCAACGAGATCGGCCAAGGGTTTGCGCGGATTGGAAAAACCGCGCCGCCACGCAGCCTGTCGCTCGGGTGTCAGCCCCTCTCCTGCCTCGGCCAGCACCACATTGGCGCCGAGCTCTGCCAGCATACGTGCGCCAAGGTCTACCAGCCTATCGGCCAGCACCACCACGCGAATGCCCTTTAGCTGGTTCATGCGATCACACCCGCGCTTTTCAGCCTGTCCACTTCGGCGCGGTCCATGCCGAGAAAAC from Oceanicola sp. D3 includes the following:
- a CDS encoding TRAP transporter substrate-binding protein produces the protein MKLVSTLTALATALTALPALAADFTLTYASPYTEAHPYGAADAEWIARIAEQTDGRLEITPYWGRSLITSREGVDELAAGVADMAYIAPIYARSGYDMNRLVPGMFYGYTEPKDVLDVYMKLWGEYPVFAEELEGMKVLGYNVGTPMHMLLREKPVESLDDLKGLRIRAAVDFIGPLAAHGAEGVTMPMTETYPALEKGVVDGVIAPYEALKSLSFAEVVGYYSELPHSRGAYPSRGINTAAWDKLPDDIQQVLMDNVEWLSLRTLELSQEAEAAGRAYGEEKGVVFNSLPEEAKAEYAKAFAPAMEEVAKELDGMGKPGSEVLGKIREAHDGAM
- a CDS encoding CoA transferase — encoded protein: MNQLKGIRVVVLADRLVDLGARMLAELGANVVLAEAGEGLTPERQAAWRRGFSNPRKPLADLVAEADILLDDRRRTQNRPELEACTADNPALIHVVATGFPLGDPRPVTDLTLMAESGLMHVTGTPDAPPLRLPGEQAYALTGIQVATAALMGLAARRRTGAGQRITVSALQSAALANYREAVMYDWTGRIGTRRGNMLVRGSSGVRQVWPCADGFVTWSMIDNPNMMRAVVRQMEAEGAAGELSDIEWENILVAETEQATIDRWQTVVAEFFLRHNRAELGAWSLAQGWGLSTISTLAEVRDSEHLKARGLFRDGLPGPLFKTHPPEVAS
- a CDS encoding TRAP transporter small permease, with amino-acid sequence MQAAERILGRIVAIAALIGVAALVALMGLTVVTVTFRAIGIAFPGTYVLAELLLIPAVAFSLTYAAWCGAHTRVELLTDRLPRRVSGPLNGLMLAAGCAFWGFVLFAALEEAIRRGAQGEVTPLLDIPVAPFRWLMVAALGLLIVTILFRALQAALGQEPEE
- a CDS encoding diguanylate cyclase, translated to MPGKVLIVDDVPTNRVVLKVKLAAACYDVVACSTNEDIVALVRTIRPRLVILNCDGPDAPELEACRALRADEEASAIPIIVTGAPRQNVSPAELRLCALEAGADAFHAKPIDETLLLARIRNLMRMREVSEELRLRGSTSRALGFAEEAEAYERPARIALVAADVATAQRWRDGMEGRLKHRISILDRHAVLNGSTPALQDVYVIASKLRDAGDGLHLMSELRSRRWSRHASILIVTEQEDPAQEAMALDLGAVDLIHEPVDGRELAVRLKTLVARKRESDKLRRRVRDGLKLAVIDPLTGLYNRRYALSHLARIRDRAAETGRSFAVMALDLDRFKQVNDAHGHAAGDAVLCAVAKRLSSNLRSIDMVARIGGEEFLVAMPDTNEEEARAAAQRLCRRIEAEPIPLPLPAKGSVRQTVSIGVAVGGGTAQAPMEGEDGSETLLEAMMDLADRALLSSKAQGRNTVTLGRDAA
- a CDS encoding CaiB/BaiF CoA-transferase family protein → MKPALQGLRVLDFSRLLPGPYCTWLMADQGAEVIRVENPRELAKQARVFGWDRLSPEEMAHQRGRDMLARGKQSVMLDIGDAGAQQALRDLASTCDIVIEDYRPGVLAGLGLGYDDMAAGNPTLVYLSLTLTGATGPLAGKPGHDPVALALSGVLSRCGEDPEAPGLPGIPAADIATGAHAAFAALAAWQAAKVTGQGRHVDVAMADCSMTMLANILARHQNPADAPARGSRRADLGLWQCADGKWLCTTDMEPRYWAKFCEVMGKPEFIAAQLDPARRDEIRTTLAAIFAAQPRAHWLALFERAGTQFAPVNDVVEALAEPHFRDRGMVVEVEAPGGTLTQLGPPVRLGGEPAPAPARLPGADTHAVLARLGLDAQTITALTSAPQKT
- a CDS encoding DUF3572 domain-containing protein; amino-acid sequence: MERENAETLALKALAWLAGNDELLPVFLGSTGVSEGEVRARAADPEFLASVLDFLAMDDAWITGFCEAEGLDYTMPMQARAALPGGDLPNWT
- a CDS encoding TRAP transporter large permease, with protein sequence MTPVAAGLLGVSLLFGLLALGMPIGFAMGLVGAFGFALLITFHAALIKIGVIAFDLSTNYAIGTVPLFLFMAHVLFASGIGRDLYDFAARCLGHRRGGLAMATIGASAGFASVNASSLATTATMGLVALPEMRKHGYSNALASGSVAAGGTIGSLIPPSGMFIIYGILTETSIGDMFAAGIVPGVLLALFYMAVIAIRCRINPAAGPAGPRFSWAERWEGLKKTGDVILLFVLVMGGIIWGWFTPTEAGAMGAFGALLIAGLRGRLGFTQVREAVYDTLKTTGMIFGILFGALVFNAFVTVTTIPHHVVGWVTSSGLPPLSVLLLILLVYFFLGMILDASAMMTLTVPLFFPLIMGLDLWVVGEGAKAVFFGVLVVRMTEIALITPPVGMNVYVLSGVARDIPLSTMFRGTAPFVLADVVHVALLLALPALILWLPGL